A stretch of the bacterium genome encodes the following:
- a CDS encoding glycosyltransferase produces MKIVHLIGYFQPELGYKEYYIALNQVRAGHEVHVITSNKFFPFPDYQVMAKRLDLPASRKRQAGESVFEGIKIHRLAARVEIKESIFAFGVKEALAKIKPDIVHTYAPNQGLTLLGARYKDELGYFLIGDDQIQPESNKPYKSVAGFLRYFLFQKYANSYYYKKADVIFCPNNGTKEYLQNNLQVPESKLKLVPIGFDPKVFFFSQKAREEIRKRFAVNTKEFLILLVGRLAADKGFEVVLKAGADLIKSGQAKVLVVGEGDYKADLEALTQRLGLSKQVHFAGFVKESDLYQYYSAGDLAVWPKRPTVGISNAIGCFLPVLLPKNNFVDHLVAFENGLTFKADDGNDLEEKLAKIITDKELYLSLKKKTQKARQYFDFEKLALEDIRAYEEFAAAHPKN; encoded by the coding sequence ATGAAAATCGTTCATCTTATCGGCTATTTCCAACCAGAGTTGGGATACAAAGAATATTACATCGCTCTCAACCAAGTTCGAGCCGGGCACGAGGTTCACGTCATTACTTCCAACAAATTTTTCCCTTTTCCTGATTATCAAGTTATGGCGAAGCGTTTAGATCTGCCGGCGAGCAGAAAAAGGCAGGCAGGGGAGAGCGTTTTCGAGGGAATCAAGATTCACCGTCTCGCGGCCAGGGTTGAAATCAAGGAAAGTATCTTTGCTTTCGGAGTTAAAGAAGCTTTGGCGAAAATCAAACCGGATATTGTCCACACTTACGCGCCCAATCAGGGTTTGACTCTTCTCGGGGCCAGATACAAAGACGAGCTGGGTTACTTTCTGATTGGGGACGATCAGATCCAACCAGAGTCGAATAAGCCTTACAAATCAGTTGCCGGTTTTCTTCGTTATTTTCTGTTTCAAAAATATGCCAATTCCTATTATTACAAGAAGGCGGACGTGATCTTTTGTCCCAACAACGGCACCAAAGAGTATTTGCAAAACAATCTGCAGGTTCCGGAGAGCAAGCTTAAATTGGTTCCCATTGGTTTTGATCCCAAAGTTTTCTTTTTTTCTCAAAAAGCTCGAGAGGAAATCAGAAAGCGCTTTGCAGTTAACACAAAAGAATTTCTGATCCTTTTGGTTGGCAGACTAGCAGCGGATAAAGGTTTTGAGGTAGTATTAAAAGCAGGTGCTGATCTGATCAAAAGCGGACAAGCCAAAGTGTTGGTTGTCGGTGAGGGAGACTACAAAGCTGATCTGGAGGCTTTGACTCAAAGACTTGGTTTGAGCAAGCAAGTACATTTCGCTGGATTCGTCAAAGAAAGCGATCTTTATCAGTACTATTCTGCTGGTGACCTGGCTGTTTGGCCCAAACGACCGACTGTTGGCATCTCCAACGCTATCGGTTGCTTCCTACCCGTACTTCTGCCAAAGAACAATTTTGTAGATCATCTCGTTGCCTTTGAAAACGGACTGACTTTCAAAGCTGATGATGGTAATGACTTGGAAGAAAAGCTAGCAAAAATCATCACCGATAAAGAACTTTACCTGAGTTTGAAGAAAAAGACACAAAAAGCCCGCCAGTATTTTGATTTTGAAAAATTAGCCTTGGAGGATATTCGAGCCTATGAAGAATTTGCAGCTGCTCATCCAAAAAATTAA
- the wecB gene encoding UDP-N-acetylglucosamine 2-epimerase (non-hydrolyzing): protein MKIVSVVGARPQFIKAAVVSKELRKKFQEVLIHTGQHYDPNMSEAFFEELEIPEPDYKLGVGSLSQGKQTGEMLVRLEEVLVKEHPDLVLVYGDTNSTLAGGLAAAKLHYPVAHVEAGLRSFNRSMAEEINRVLTDHLSALLFCPTETAVENLKKEGITKGVWKVGDVMFDSIINYKDLAERNSTILEKLALEEKNYLLATIHRAENTDSIKNLQNILEGFLQSGEKIVLPLHPRTKKALEDSETKIPENVLAIEPLGYLDLLKLEANAKKILTDSGGVQKEAYFLKIPCITLREETEWVETIEDGWNLLVGSDKEKIVEAIRNFQSRGGQKTSFGAGNASGLLVEKIKEFLEEARP, encoded by the coding sequence ATGAAAATAGTAAGTGTCGTCGGAGCTCGACCGCAATTTATCAAAGCAGCGGTTGTTTCAAAAGAATTACGAAAAAAGTTTCAGGAAGTTTTAATCCACACCGGGCAACATTACGATCCAAATATGTCAGAGGCTTTTTTTGAGGAGTTGGAGATTCCGGAGCCTGACTATAAATTGGGCGTTGGATCCTTAAGCCAAGGCAAACAAACTGGAGAAATGCTCGTCCGTCTAGAAGAAGTGCTTGTCAAAGAGCATCCAGATCTGGTCCTGGTTTATGGAGACACAAACTCAACCTTGGCAGGTGGTCTTGCAGCCGCCAAGCTTCACTATCCAGTTGCCCACGTGGAAGCTGGTTTGCGTAGTTTCAACCGATCTATGGCTGAAGAGATCAATCGAGTTCTGACTGATCACCTTTCAGCGCTACTTTTTTGCCCGACGGAGACGGCAGTAGAAAACCTAAAAAAGGAAGGCATCACAAAAGGAGTTTGGAAAGTTGGTGATGTTATGTTTGACAGTATCATTAACTACAAAGATTTAGCAGAAAGAAATTCCACAATTCTTGAAAAGTTGGCTTTAGAAGAAAAAAATTACTTACTAGCAACAATCCACCGGGCTGAAAACACTGATTCGATTAAAAATTTACAAAATATTCTTGAAGGTTTTCTTCAGAGTGGGGAAAAAATTGTTCTGCCTTTGCATCCACGCACAAAAAAGGCTCTTGAAGATTCAGAAACAAAAATTCCCGAAAATGTACTGGCGATTGAACCTCTTGGTTATCTTGATTTGTTAAAACTTGAAGCTAACGCCAAAAAAATTCTGACTGATTCAGGCGGAGTGCAAAAAGAAGCCTATTTTCTCAAAATTCCTTGCATTACTTTGCGAGAAGAAACCGAGTGGGTGGAGACTATCGAGGATGGTTGGAACCTCTTGGTGGGGTCTGACAAAGAAAAAATAGTTGAGGCGATTAGAAATTTTCAATCCCGAGGCGGGCAGAAAACTAGTTTTGGTGCTGGAAATGCTAGTGGTCTTCTTGTTGAGAAGATAAAGGAATTTTTGGAAGAAGCTAGACCATGA
- a CDS encoding glycosyltransferase family 4 protein produces the protein MKKICMVVDNSLDHDSRVNKEAASLAKAGYEVVVYAQKTVKNSSEEKVNKFLVKRASANYDCFSIYKPWRFVFSLQKALKELKAEKADVYHAHDLPVLPLCYLAAKANNSKVVYDSHELYLETLDRKNMNLFKYLLLKLKFLIMGLSERKLIGKVDLVITVNESIKEELKKRYKIKAVETLLNVPPRSGVVTSRDKFKDLFGPGTKVVLYQGAFGWLRGLRQLLESVVYWPENFGLVLMGGGPIKTQLEKLARNLGIEKKIVFLESVPLEQLLDYTSSADLGVVPMLKTNLNQYLATPNKLFEYLVAGLPVAVSNMKEMKKLVEEEEIGVVFDPENPKEIASKINQVLNEVGVYEKMKNNALKAAEGRYNWQLEEKKLFAIYKRLTI, from the coding sequence ATGAAGAAAATTTGTATGGTCGTTGACAATTCTTTGGATCATGACAGCCGAGTCAACAAAGAGGCCGCTTCTTTAGCGAAAGCAGGTTATGAAGTAGTAGTTTACGCTCAGAAAACAGTCAAAAATTCAAGTGAGGAGAAGGTTAACAAATTCTTAGTTAAAAGAGCCTCGGCAAATTATGATTGTTTCTCTATCTATAAACCTTGGAGATTTGTTTTTTCTTTGCAAAAGGCGCTGAAAGAATTAAAAGCAGAGAAAGCAGATGTTTATCATGCCCACGACCTTCCTGTTTTACCTCTGTGTTATTTAGCAGCAAAAGCTAATAACTCCAAAGTGGTTTATGATTCTCATGAGCTTTACTTAGAAACCTTGGATAGAAAAAACATGAATTTGTTCAAATATCTATTGTTAAAACTGAAGTTTTTGATTATGGGTCTTTCTGAAAGAAAGCTTATTGGAAAAGTTGATTTGGTCATCACGGTCAATGAGTCAATCAAGGAAGAATTGAAAAAGCGTTACAAGATTAAAGCAGTTGAAACTTTGCTCAATGTTCCTCCCAGAAGTGGCGTGGTGACCAGTAGGGACAAGTTTAAAGACCTTTTTGGACCAGGAACAAAAGTAGTTTTGTATCAAGGAGCCTTTGGTTGGCTGCGAGGTTTAAGGCAGCTTCTTGAGTCAGTTGTCTACTGGCCGGAAAACTTTGGTCTAGTTTTGATGGGTGGGGGACCAATCAAAACGCAACTAGAAAAATTGGCGAGGAATCTTGGTATTGAAAAGAAAATTGTTTTTTTAGAATCAGTGCCACTCGAGCAGTTGTTGGATTATACAAGTTCAGCTGATCTTGGGGTTGTTCCTATGTTAAAAACAAATTTAAATCAATACTTGGCAACTCCAAATAAACTTTTTGAATACTTAGTTGCAGGACTTCCGGTTGCGGTCAGCAATATGAAGGAAATGAAAAAGTTGGTGGAGGAAGAAGAGATTGGTGTTGTCTTTGACCCAGAGAACCCCAAAGAGATTGCGAGTAAAATCAACCAAGTTTTGAATGAGGTAGGTGTTTATGAAAAAATGAAAAACAATGCCCTAAAGGCAGCTGAGGGAAGGTATAATTGGCAGCTTGAAGAAAAAAAACTGTTCGCTATTTACAAGCGTTTAACAATATGA
- a CDS encoding glycosyltransferase encodes MPDLKKKKIFVGFNNAGSEGIYSFTRILRKEGFRIDFFGFSGRWVNTPCDVTLRPFSNKLLQKLQGLYLLISSLFKYDIFHFFYGRTFFQYRFDHFFFKLLGKKVIYDFRGSELYDVKKSVETDGKESPYYSFFHKKGATFFENEKKRNGFLIDNADAIVLAGPWLASQANKSAHIIPYSRNIEEIHAFKKQNNEKKAFTILHAPTKQEIKGTKFVTGAVEELKKEGMEIELTLVEKVQKEELFEQINRSDIVVDQLLIGWYGGFSVEAMALEKPVVCYLEDEYKDLVPFGDEIPIINASKDTLKEILKKAISEKEELKALGKKGYEFVQKYHDAKVVAKQYQEVYESVL; translated from the coding sequence ATGCCTGATCTGAAAAAAAAGAAGATTTTTGTTGGTTTCAACAACGCTGGTTCGGAAGGAATCTACAGTTTCACTAGGATTCTAAGGAAAGAAGGCTTTAGGATTGATTTTTTTGGCTTTTCCGGAAGGTGGGTCAACACCCCTTGTGATGTAACCCTCAGACCGTTTTCAAACAAACTTTTGCAAAAACTTCAAGGTCTCTACCTATTAATTTCCTCACTTTTTAAATACGATATTTTTCATTTTTTCTACGGAAGGACCTTTTTCCAGTATCGATTTGACCATTTCTTCTTCAAACTTTTAGGCAAAAAAGTTATTTACGATTTTCGTGGCTCAGAGCTTTATGATGTAAAAAAATCTGTCGAAACTGATGGAAAAGAAAGCCCTTACTACTCTTTCTTCCATAAGAAAGGAGCTACATTTTTTGAAAATGAAAAGAAGAGAAACGGATTTTTGATCGACAATGCAGACGCGATCGTCCTTGCTGGTCCTTGGTTGGCTAGTCAGGCTAATAAGTCGGCACACATAATTCCTTACTCGAGAAATATAGAAGAAATTCACGCGTTTAAAAAACAAAATAACGAGAAAAAAGCTTTCACAATTTTGCACGCTCCAACAAAACAGGAAATAAAAGGCACTAAGTTTGTTACGGGTGCTGTAGAGGAGTTAAAAAAAGAAGGCATGGAGATAGAGTTAACTCTTGTAGAAAAAGTGCAAAAAGAAGAACTTTTTGAACAGATCAACCGCTCTGATATCGTTGTCGACCAACTTTTGATTGGTTGGTATGGTGGTTTTTCTGTTGAAGCTATGGCCCTAGAAAAACCGGTAGTTTGTTATTTAGAGGACGAGTACAAGGACCTAGTCCCTTTTGGGGACGAAATTCCAATCATTAACGCAAGTAAAGACACTCTAAAAGAAATCTTGAAAAAAGCAATTTCCGAAAAAGAGGAACTGAAGGCTTTGGGAAAGAAAGGCTACGAATTTGTTCAGAAGTATCATGATGCAAAAGTTGTGGCGAAGCAATATCAAGAAGTTTATGAAAGTGTGCTATGA
- a CDS encoding SDR family NAD(P)-dependent oxidoreductase: protein MMDLNKEVARKYKKALVTGGAGFIGSHICEELVKTGIEVVSLDSYVAGKEENIQDLKKFPNFLGVKADITDFDDLKKHFSGVDIVFHNAASKKTVSLKDPRRDLEVNAKGTFNLLELSRDTGVKRFVHASTGSVYGEPVVFPQDESHPLSPVSTYGVSKLAGERYAILFHKLFGLNTTVLRYFHVFGSRQEFNDFGGVVAIFIRNMMENKPLIIFGDGSQQRSFTYVKDVVRANLLVAVNDGSIGKVYNCASGVKVTVGELAKAVLETFGRDESQIDYKDWTIGDIKNFEVDNTKIKKLGMEFSTDFSVRLKETIKEMKDYITKLKNKNA, encoded by the coding sequence ATGATGGATTTGAACAAGGAAGTTGCTAGAAAATACAAAAAAGCGCTTGTCACTGGTGGAGCCGGCTTTATCGGCTCACATATCTGTGAAGAGTTGGTCAAAACCGGAATTGAGGTCGTTTCTTTGGATAGCTATGTAGCTGGAAAAGAAGAAAATATTCAAGACTTAAAAAAGTTTCCAAATTTCCTAGGGGTTAAAGCTGACATCACTGATTTTGACGACCTAAAAAAACATTTTTCAGGAGTTGATATTGTTTTTCACAACGCAGCTTCGAAAAAAACGGTTTCTTTGAAAGACCCAAGAAGGGATTTAGAAGTAAACGCCAAGGGAACCTTTAACTTACTTGAGCTTTCAAGAGACACCGGAGTAAAAAGATTTGTTCACGCTTCAACTGGTTCTGTTTACGGTGAGCCTGTTGTTTTCCCTCAGGATGAGAGTCATCCCCTGAGCCCAGTTTCTACCTATGGAGTTAGCAAATTGGCAGGGGAAAGATACGCGATACTTTTTCACAAGCTCTTTGGTCTCAATACTACGGTGCTTCGCTACTTTCATGTTTTTGGTTCTAGGCAAGAGTTTAATGATTTTGGAGGAGTAGTGGCGATTTTTATCAGAAATATGATGGAAAACAAACCGCTGATTATCTTTGGAGATGGAAGTCAGCAGCGTTCTTTCACCTATGTAAAGGATGTTGTCAGAGCAAACCTTTTGGTGGCGGTAAATGATGGTAGTATTGGAAAAGTTTATAACTGCGCTTCTGGTGTCAAAGTTACTGTCGGGGAGCTTGCCAAAGCAGTTTTGGAGACTTTTGGCAGAGATGAATCACAGATAGACTACAAAGATTGGACTATTGGTGACATCAAAAACTTTGAGGTCGACAACACAAAAATAAAGAAGTTGGGAATGGAATTTTCCACTGATTTTTCCGTTCGGCTCAAGGAAACGATCAAAGAGATGAAAGATTATATAACCAAGCTTAAAAACAAAAATGCCTGA
- a CDS encoding acyltransferase, whose amino-acid sequence MKTLIARKLVTLIRYLEGTSFLRLRRFCYRKLLKKMGRPVSIGTAVFIMEPEEIEIGNNVSIHEFCVISGFGGVKIGNDVSIATGTKIFSSTHPFDDKEVKIREGVLQKLPVEIGDNVWVGANVVITPGVKVGSGVVIGAGAVVTKDLEKNGVYAGVPALLIKKRFSQEK is encoded by the coding sequence ATGAAAACTTTAATTGCGAGAAAACTGGTCACCTTGATAAGATATTTGGAAGGAACTAGTTTTCTTCGGTTGAGAAGGTTTTGTTATCGCAAGCTGCTGAAAAAAATGGGGCGCCCAGTTTCGATCGGCACGGCGGTTTTTATCATGGAGCCGGAAGAAATCGAAATTGGTAACAATGTTTCGATCCATGAGTTTTGTGTCATCTCCGGCTTTGGTGGTGTGAAAATTGGTAATGACGTTTCTATCGCGACTGGAACAAAGATATTTTCTTCAACTCACCCTTTTGATGATAAAGAGGTAAAAATCAGAGAGGGAGTTTTGCAAAAACTTCCAGTTGAAATTGGAGATAACGTTTGGGTTGGAGCCAATGTAGTTATAACTCCTGGAGTGAAAGTAGGATCTGGAGTTGTGATCGGAGCTGGAGCGGTAGTCACTAAAGATTTGGAAAAAAACGGTGTTTATGCAGGAGTTCCGGCACTGCTTATTAAAAAAAGATTTAGTCAGGAGAAATGA
- a CDS encoding oligosaccharide flippase family protein: MTTLTSKAILIAFGSGAAQVLTVLTGVVLARLLSRTDFGTYKQVFLVYQIFTPIFTVGIPAGLFYFLPRIRDLELKKQFISRSISLLIFTAILLTVFIFVSAFWAPRVMHNPKLMIPLMIFSVYAFATVVEQFFQPLLIMYNKLNLLLIYPIVRSTLFFIPTVTLAFLFGGNLQIIFLALSLVSLIFPFFGIIYTKRMVALEKILSFDLSNYKEQLAYGIPLGVTSIIGLIAWEFDKLVVSINFPPELYAVYVVGATEIPFVSLIRSSVNQVVLPEMAKAYSEGNTKRLVEVWHNSIRKISLIILPVFVIAMIFSHEIITLLYSEKFASSVPYFRIYLLLLLIRVASYGIVLQAIGKTRENLKGSIVFFVINAILNPVLVFTLGLAGPAVATVISTFINVFYYVIVIKRYVKISLADVFPWTVVLKILSISILSALPISLILYLNLEVLVKMFLAGTVYSLVYLLLIIKLNALSHLDRQLLSGYVNKILANSLNKFRSRP, translated from the coding sequence ATGACAACGCTTACTTCAAAAGCTATATTGATTGCCTTCGGAAGTGGCGCCGCCCAGGTTTTGACTGTTTTGACCGGTGTTGTACTAGCTAGACTTTTGTCAAGAACCGATTTTGGAACTTATAAACAAGTCTTTTTAGTCTATCAAATTTTTACTCCAATCTTTACTGTTGGTATTCCTGCTGGTCTATTTTATTTTCTTCCCCGTATCAGGGATTTGGAACTAAAAAAGCAGTTTATCAGCCGGTCTATTTCCTTGCTGATTTTTACGGCCATTTTGTTAACCGTCTTTATTTTTGTTTCAGCTTTTTGGGCTCCGAGAGTCATGCACAACCCCAAACTGATGATCCCCCTGATGATTTTTAGCGTTTATGCTTTTGCCACGGTCGTGGAGCAATTTTTCCAACCTTTATTGATCATGTACAACAAGCTAAATTTGCTTTTGATTTACCCAATAGTCAGAAGTACTCTTTTCTTTATTCCAACGGTGACTTTGGCCTTTTTGTTTGGAGGTAATTTACAAATAATCTTCTTGGCTTTGTCATTGGTGAGTTTGATTTTCCCGTTTTTTGGAATCATTTATACCAAAAGAATGGTTGCTTTGGAAAAGATCCTTAGTTTTGATCTTTCAAACTATAAAGAGCAACTGGCTTACGGTATCCCACTGGGGGTGACTTCAATCATTGGTCTGATCGCTTGGGAGTTCGATAAACTTGTAGTTTCAATCAACTTCCCCCCAGAACTTTATGCTGTTTACGTGGTTGGAGCGACCGAAATACCTTTTGTGAGTTTAATACGATCTTCGGTAAACCAAGTCGTTTTACCGGAAATGGCCAAAGCCTATTCAGAAGGAAATACAAAGAGATTGGTAGAGGTTTGGCACAACTCAATCAGAAAAATTAGTTTGATTATCTTGCCCGTTTTTGTCATCGCCATGATTTTTTCCCACGAGATAATTACGCTTCTTTATTCAGAAAAATTCGCCAGTAGTGTTCCTTATTTCAGAATTTACCTGCTTTTACTTTTGATCAGAGTAGCTAGCTACGGTATAGTACTTCAGGCAATTGGAAAAACTAGAGAAAACTTAAAGGGCTCAATAGTCTTTTTTGTTATTAACGCAATTTTGAATCCAGTTTTGGTTTTCACTCTAGGTTTGGCCGGTCCAGCGGTCGCGACTGTAATCTCAACCTTTATCAACGTTTTTTACTATGTAATAGTGATTAAACGCTACGTGAAGATTTCCTTGGCAGACGTTTTTCCTTGGACGGTTGTGTTGAAAATACTCTCAATCTCGATTCTCTCAGCTTTGCCGATCAGCCTTATTTTGTATCTAAATTTGGAGGTCTTGGTTAAAATGTTTTTGGCAGGAACTGTTTATTCTCTGGTCTATCTTTTGTTGATAATAAAACTAAACGCTCTGAGTCATTTAGATAGGCAACTGCTTAGCGGCTATGTAAACAAGATTCTTGCAAATTCTCTTAACAAATTTAGATCAAGGCCATGA
- a CDS encoding NAD(P)-dependent oxidoreductase — MKKLKILITGASGFVGSSLAKALADHELYLLVHRKEFGLGENFLEHDLAEELDREKLPKSLDIIIHQAALVGRKQTNPAELLKINVEGTRKLLEYGKDVGLKKFAFASSVAVYGPKQDLAKESERLNPQNLYAESKVAAEELVSFYSNHFETLIFRYNDPYGAGMRHGLVFHLLNNMEPGRKVEFFNGGENPKANPIYIDDLVEATKKSLELGGSHTINLGGPETKTPKEIVESLVKITGKKPEFEYIEDKNKGNQIVDTALMEKLLIKPKIGIEEGLKRFVA; from the coding sequence ATGAAAAAGCTAAAGATTTTAATTACAGGAGCTTCAGGATTTGTTGGCAGTAGTCTAGCCAAGGCTTTGGCCGATCACGAACTTTATCTTTTGGTCCACAGGAAAGAGTTTGGGTTAGGAGAAAACTTCCTCGAACACGATCTGGCAGAAGAGCTGGACAGAGAAAAACTCCCCAAGAGTTTGGATATCATCATTCACCAAGCTGCTCTGGTGGGACGTAAGCAAACCAATCCAGCCGAGCTTTTAAAAATAAACGTTGAAGGGACAAGAAAATTGTTAGAGTACGGGAAAGATGTTGGGTTAAAAAAATTTGCTTTTGCTTCCTCAGTAGCGGTTTACGGTCCAAAGCAAGACTTGGCCAAGGAAAGTGAGCGGCTCAATCCACAAAATCTTTATGCGGAAAGTAAGGTTGCCGCTGAAGAACTTGTTAGCTTTTATTCAAACCATTTTGAAACTTTGATTTTTCGCTACAACGATCCTTACGGAGCCGGAATGCGCCACGGTTTAGTTTTTCATCTTCTCAACAACATGGAGCCGGGAAGAAAAGTGGAATTTTTCAATGGTGGGGAAAACCCCAAAGCTAATCCTATTTATATAGACGATTTAGTTGAAGCAACCAAAAAAAGTCTGGAACTGGGGGGTAGCCACACTATCAATCTCGGCGGACCGGAGACAAAAACACCAAAAGAAATCGTAGAGAGTTTGGTCAAAATCACTGGAAAAAAACCTGAATTTGAGTATATTGAGGACAAAAACAAAGGTAATCAAATAGTGGACACCGCTCTCATGGAGAAATTACTTATTAAGCCCAAAATTGGTATTGAGGAAGGGCTGAAACGGTTTGTGGCCTAG
- a CDS encoding nucleoside-diphosphate sugar epimerase/dehydratase, whose product MVQNRIYLPKEVKKKQVLIYGAGVAGKLILEEIRRYQEKNYEVGGFLDDDKKKIAALVEGVEVLGGLDYLEKTKTEKPAVEEILIAIPSAPAKTIRKIVQGCEKVGLDYKILPGIYDIITGKRKVSPVREVKIEDILGREPVKVSFEKISKFLNAKKVLIFGAGGSIGSEMVRQIANFKPKKIILFDQNESELYDLHMELLALGKEEQVLPVMGDIRVFSEVQEVFEKYKPEIVFHAAAYKHVPLMEAFPAAAVETNVRGVLNILRANDEHPGQSFVFVSTDKAVYPENVMGLTKRIGELLTLDREKRNKKTKLCAVRFGNVLGSRGSVVPLFLKQIALGGPVTVTDPKVERYFMTIPEAAQLVLQAAATSQGGEIFMLEMGEKIKIVDLAKEVIRLAGFEPEKDIEIKFVGLRPGEKLTETLYKDDEKKVGTEHEKISRVYSTEKEDIEEFAEELLLISRQGSREKIIAKLKEIK is encoded by the coding sequence ATGGTGCAAAACAGAATTTACCTTCCCAAAGAAGTCAAAAAAAAGCAGGTGTTGATTTACGGTGCTGGTGTTGCCGGAAAATTGATTCTGGAAGAAATCAGACGTTATCAAGAGAAAAATTACGAAGTTGGTGGTTTTCTTGATGATGATAAGAAAAAAATTGCTGCCTTGGTTGAGGGTGTGGAAGTTTTGGGTGGCTTGGACTATTTGGAAAAAACAAAAACAGAAAAACCGGCGGTTGAAGAAATTTTGATTGCTATTCCTTCGGCTCCGGCAAAAACAATCAGAAAGATCGTCCAAGGTTGTGAAAAGGTGGGTTTAGACTACAAAATCTTGCCGGGAATTTATGACATTATTACCGGCAAAAGAAAAGTCAGTCCGGTGCGAGAGGTGAAGATAGAAGACATTCTTGGCCGAGAACCAGTCAAAGTAAGTTTTGAAAAAATTTCGAAGTTTCTCAACGCCAAGAAGGTTCTGATCTTTGGTGCGGGGGGTTCAATTGGTTCAGAAATGGTCCGACAAATTGCCAACTTCAAGCCCAAAAAAATAATTCTTTTCGATCAAAATGAGAGCGAACTTTATGACCTACACATGGAGTTGCTTGCCTTGGGAAAGGAAGAGCAAGTCTTGCCGGTGATGGGAGATATCAGAGTTTTTTCAGAAGTTCAAGAAGTTTTTGAAAAGTACAAACCGGAAATCGTTTTTCACGCGGCCGCCTACAAACACGTTCCTTTGATGGAAGCCTTTCCGGCTGCTGCGGTTGAGACCAACGTTCGTGGTGTATTAAACATCCTTAGAGCCAATGACGAGCACCCGGGGCAAAGTTTTGTTTTCGTTTCGACGGACAAGGCAGTTTACCCAGAGAATGTCATGGGTTTGACCAAAAGAATTGGTGAGTTGCTCACTCTTGACCGAGAAAAAAGAAACAAAAAAACTAAACTTTGTGCCGTCCGCTTCGGTAATGTTCTCGGCAGTCGAGGTAGTGTCGTGCCTTTGTTTCTCAAACAAATTGCTCTTGGTGGGCCGGTGACAGTTACCGATCCAAAAGTCGAGCGCTACTTTATGACCATTCCGGAGGCAGCCCAACTCGTTCTTCAGGCAGCAGCTACTTCTCAGGGCGGAGAAATCTTTATGCTAGAAATGGGCGAAAAAATAAAAATTGTTGATTTAGCCAAAGAAGTGATTCGCTTGGCTGGTTTTGAACCAGAAAAAGATATTGAAATCAAGTTTGTCGGCTTGCGCCCAGGGGAAAAACTGACAGAAACACTCTACAAGGACGATGAAAAGAAGGTTGGCACTGAGCATGAAAAAATTTCCCGGGTTTACTCTACGGAGAAGGAAGATATAGAGGAATTTGCTGAAGAACTTTTACTTATTTCAAGACAGGGTAGTAGAGAAAAAATTATCGCCAAACTTAAGGAAATAAAATGA